The Rhabdothermincola salaria genome segment TGAGCTGGTCGGGCCGGTAGACGAGCACGCGCACGTCGTCGGCCCCGTCGGCGGTGGCGATGCGGTCGTCGACGGACACGCCGTCGGCCACGGGCGTGGGGCGCGACGGCAGGGAGCGCATGAACCGCAGACCCCGCTCGCTGGTGAGCGACAAGGGCAGGGCGAGCGCGGGGACGCGCAGCTCGGGGTCGCAGTCGGCCAGGCGGGTGTCGGCCTTCTTGCGCCCGAACGCCACCCCCGCTCCGATCCCTGCGGCCACCACTGTCAGCTTCATGAGCTTGCCCATGGGGTTCCTCCTGGTCATTGGGGTGCATCGTTCGTCGTTCGACCCTTCTACCAGCGCAGCACGGTCGGCGTCGGGGCGCCCCCCTCGACGACGGACCCGACGGGAGGACCCGCCGGAGCGTCAGTGGCGGTGGCGGTCCCACCAGCGGCGACCCACCCGGATGGCCTCGGTGGCCACGAGGGCCCAGGCCACGAGCAGCGGCTGGAAGACCAGTCGCACTGCTCGCTCGGCGTCGGTGTCGAGCCCGAAGCCGTCGTTGCCCTCGACGAACTGGGCGATGTTGCCGGGGAACACGGCCACGAAGAAGGCGGCGGTGACGCCGCCCACGAGGGCCCGGCGGGGTTGGCGCCACTGGGTCACCAGCGCCACGCCGAGGGCCAACTCGACCACGCCCGAGACCAGCACCACCACGTCGGGGTCGGCGGGGAACCACGACGGGACCTGGGCCTGGAACTCGTCGCGCTGGAAGGTGAGGTGGCCGGTGCCGGCGACGAGCAGCGCGGCCCCGAGGAGTCCTTGCCCGACGGCTCGGACACGACGGCCGGCGCGGGCGTCACCGTTCTTCACGGGGACCTTCTCGGTGGCGGGACCATCCCCGCCGACGGTACCGAGCCGGGGTCCGGCCACCAACGACACACCGGGACCGCCCCCTGGACGAGGGCGGTCCCATGCCGTCCGTCGAGACGGCTCGGTAGGCGACCGATGGCGTCAGGGAGGAACGGCCCTTGACGGATTCCGACCGCTGTTCGATACTCCGAACAGTGTTAGAAGAACCGGTGCGAGATCGACGAGCGGAACGACACGCGGCGACGAGGGCGGAGATCCTCGACGCCGCCTGGACCCAGGTGCGCGAGCACGGCCTGGCCGCGCTGTCGCTGCGGGACCTGGCTCGCAGCGTGGGGATGCGGGCGCCGTCGCTGTACAGCTACTTCGACTCCAAGAACGCCATCTACGACGCCATGTACGCCCAGGCGGCGCAGCAGTTCGTCGACGAACAGCAGGCGGCGCTGCCCCTCCCCGACGACCCCGTCGAGGCGCTGAAGACCATGCTGCGCTTCTTCGTGGAGTTCTGCGCGGCGGACATCGCCCGCTACCAGCTGGTGTTCCAACGCACCATCCCCGGGTTCGAGCCGTCGCCCGAGTCCTTTCGGATCTCCCAGGAGAACCTGGCCGAGGTGGCCGAGAGGCTGGCCCGCTGCGGGGTGGACGATCCCGAGATGCTGGACCTGTTCACCGCCCTCGGCACCGGCCTCACCGACCAGCAGCTGTCCAACGACCCCGGCGGCGACCGTTGGATCCGGCTGATCGACGACGCCGCCGAGATGTTCCACGACCACCTGACCAAGCGAGCCCAGAAGGCAGACCAGGAAGCAACGGCACCCTCCCGCAAGGGCACGGGCCGGTCGAAGGGGAGGCGAGCAGGATGACCACGACACGGGTGGAGACGATCAGGCCGATCGCCCGGGAGGAGGTGGAATCGCTGGCGGCCACGGAGTATCGACGGGTGGCCGACCAGCTCCGACGCCTCGGGCCCGACGACTGGTCGCAGCCGACGGCGTGCCCGCTGTGGGACGTGCGGGCCATGGCCGCCCACAGCGCCGGGATGATGGCCACCTTCACCGGCTACGGGGCGATGTTCCGCACCATGCGGGCGGCGTCGAAGGAGGCCAAGCGGTCGGGCGGGCCCCGGGTCGACGGGCTCACGGCCACCCAGGTGGCCGAGCGGGCCGACGCCACCACCGACGACCTGATCGCCGAGATCGACCGGCTGGGCCCGGTCGCCGCGCGGTGGCGGGCCACCCGGCCGGCGCTGATGCGGCGCATGCCGATGAAGGAGGAGGTCGGTGGCGTGCCCGAGACGTGGCGCATGGGCTACCTGCTCGAGACCATCCTCACCCGCGACCCGTGGATGCACCGGGTCGACGTGGCCGACGCCACCGGAGCCGAGGTGGAGCTCACCGCCGAGCACGACGGGCGCATCGTGGCCGACGTGGTGGCCGAGTGGGCCCGCCGCCACGGGCAGGCGTTCGTGCTGGAGCTCACCGGGCCGGGTCCGCTGCAGGTCGTCTACCAGCAGGGCACCGACGGCGAGCACGTCGCCATCGACGCCCTGGAGTTCTGTCGCATCCTGTCGGGCCGTGCCACCGGGGCCGGCTTGCTCACCCAGGAGGTCCCGTTCTGATGGAATCCCGAGTCACCGAGGTCGCCCCCGACACCTACCAGCTCTCGAGCTTCGTGGGGGCTCCCGTCGGCTTCAACCAGTACCTGGTCGCCGCCGAGGAGCCCTTGCTGTTCCACACCGGCATGCGGGCCACGTTCGGTGCCGTGTCCGCCGGGGTGGGCTCGGTGCTGCCGGTGGAGTCGTTGCGGTGGGTGAGCTTCGGCCACGTGGAGGCCGACGAGTCGGGGTCGCTGAACGAGTGGCTGGCCGTGGCCCCCCACGCCACGCCGGTGCAGGGCCAGATCGGGTGCATGGTGTCGGTCGAGGACCTGGCCGACCGAGCGCCCCGACCACTGGCTCACGGCGAGACGCTCGACATCGGCGGCCACGTGGTGCAGTGGTTCGACACGCCCCACGTGCCCCACGCCTGGGAGGCGGGGGTGCTCTACGACGTCACCGCCAAGACGTTGTTCTGCGGCGACCTGTTCACCCGGTTCGGGGAGTTCGAGGCGACCAGCGACGACGACATCGTGGGCCCGGCGGTGGAGGCCGAGGACATGGCGCCGGGCGGGCTGTCGCTGCACCCGGCCAGCGGGCGGATCATCCGGGAGCTGGCCGAGCTCGACGTGCAGACGCTGGCGCTGATGCACGGCCCGGCCTTCAGCGGCGACTGCCGCGCCGCCCTCTTGGCCCTGGCCGATGACGTCGACGCCCGCATCGCTCGGCTGTCGAACTAGAGGTCGCTGAGCCACGGGGCTGCCGAAGGCCCCGAGGGAGTCGGTCACGCCCCCTCTCCCCCATCGGGCTCGTCGAGCTGGTCGAGTCGTTGCAGCAACCAGCCGGGGCCGACGACGTCGGCGCCGGTGGTACGGACCCGTTCGGCGAGCGCCCGGTCGGCGGTGACGACGATCGCCCCGTGGTGGCTCGCCTCGGCGACGGCGGCGATGGTGTCGTCGCCCTCGCCGGGGGCGTGCACGACCGTCACCCCGTCGAGGTCGTCCTCTGTCACGCCACGGCGGCTCTGCCCCTCGAGCACGATCGTGACGGGCGGATCGAGCAGCCCGTCGGCCACACCGGCTCGGACCCGGTCCGTGAACGTGCGGGCCGCGCCGGGCCGGTCCCGCCACCACCCGTCGGGTCGGGAACCGATCACGTTGGCGGCATCGATCACCAGCACGGCACAAGGCTCGCGCACCCGGTCCGGGCGGAGAGCGCCGCCGGTCGGGGCGACTCGACCGGCCGGCCTCCGGGGCGACGCCGAGCACTACCCTCGCCGCTCATGGGAACGACGGTGGTGGAGCTCGACCGGGTCTTCGACGACGACGGCTTCATCCTCGACATGGTGCACGCCAACGCCCCGTACTGGACGACCCTGCGCTACGTGACCCCACCGACCGAGGGAACCGGTCCGAAGCCGCCGGGGTCGCCGTGGTTCCGCGGCGACTGGGCCTTCGGGGGCCGCCCGCTGGTGGAGGGCGCCGAGCGCATCCTGGCCCACGAGCCGTTCCACGCCGCCGCCCGGGAGGTGTTCGCCGGCGGCGACCCGGGTGCGGTGGTCCGGCCGTGGAGCGTGTACCTGAACCTCAACACCGCCGGGCGCATCGCCGACACCGGCCACCTCGACGTGCCGCTGTACCGGGGCATCGACCGCAACGAGTGCGGGGTGCAGATCTGCCACGTGATGCGCGAGTCCGGCCTGTTCGAGCGCTGGCGGGTGCCGGTGGCCACCGCGGTGAGCTGGTTCAGCGACCAGGAGGGCGGGGCGTTCACGTACTGGGCGGACGGGCCCGACGAGCTCCCGGCCCGCCACGCGCCGCCGTTTCGCAACACCGCCCTGGTGAGCGACAACGACACCATGCACCACCGGGTCGAGGCCGTGGGCCACACCGAGGCCGCCCCCGGGATCACGGTCGACTCGCTGCTGGCGCCGTCGCCCGGTGATCCTCGTCGCTGGGAGATCGTGGAGGACGGGGCCGTGCTGGGCACCTACGACGTGGCCGACGTCCGCCTCAGCGTCTCGTGGAAGGCGATGGTGTTCGCCGATGCCGACGACGCCCGTCGCCACGACGAGCACACCGACGACCTCACCCTGGCGCACGTGGCCGAGCTGTTGGGCGACGACCTGGCCGGTCGTGGCGTCGCTCACCCGCTCGACGCCGAGACGCTGCTCGAGCCGTCGAGCATGCAGGTGCTGTTGGACGCCTACCCCCGCCGTCCGCCGAGGCAGCCGCCGGCCTGAGTCGGCGCTCGCCCGAACCGCGGTGACGACGACCGTGAGACCAGTGGGGCTCGACCACCGGGTCCGACGCCGCGTCCGCCCCTAGATTCCCCTGGGGCGTCCGTGGGGGGCGACACCGCGACGGGGGAGGACACGACCGATGACGCTGGACCCGAACAAGATCTGGGGGCTGCTCGAGGAGCGCCTGGCCGCCGAGACCGACCCGGTGGTGCGCCGCAACCTGGAGCTGGTGATCGCCCACGGCAAGGCCGAGGCCACCCTCGACCTCGACGGCGTGCTGGCCACCCTGTGCCCGAACCCGCGATACGTGGCCCACTCGAGCCCCGATCTGGAGCTGGTGAACCCGACGACCACCGAGGGCGTGCGGGCCTTCTACCAGGCCACGATCGTCGACACCGACGCCCACCGCATCGAGCACGCGGTGGACCGGGTGATCGCCGATCGCACCGGCGTGTACACCGAGGGCGTCATCAAGATCGCCTACCCGGGGTGGGTGCTGGCCCACCGGGGCATCGAGGTCGACGACCCCGACGCCTACTACCTGTACGTGTCGCGCATGGCCATCGTGTGGCCGGTGGACCCCGAGACCGGGCTGTTGGTCGGCGAGGAGAGCTGGGCCGAGGGCGACGGCTTCGCCGGCATCGCCGAGCGCAAGATCAGCCTCGACGAGGTGGAGCCGGTCCGGGTCTGACGCTCCGGGATACCGGCGCCCGAGTCGTCACCGGGCCGACCCGCACCGCCGTTCAGCGGCTGATGTCGGCCCTCCGGTCGTCGACGAGTCCGCCGAGTCGGCCCAGCGCCAGGCGGCAGACGGCGAGGTAGGGCGCCGCCGGCAAGGCAACGCCGAAGCCCACGCGGCACCGCTGCGGCCCGATGGCCTCCACGCGGTGGTCCGTGGCCGGAACCGTGGCCACCTTCCAGGCCCAGCGGGTGCCTGGTTCGAAGGTCGTGATCTCGAAGGGCAGGGTCACGCCCACCGCCGTGGTGACGGTGCCGCGCACCCCCTCGGCCAGCTCGTCGGCGTCGAGGGCCGCGCTCCGCACCGACGGCCCCCACCGGGGCCAGGCGTCGGTGTCGACGAGGAGGTCCCAGAGCATCGTCGCCGGTGCGTCGTACTCGGCCCAGGTCCACAGCGTCTTCACGAGGCGACCGTGTCGGGGGTCTCGGGCATCTCGGGTCGCCGTTCGTCGTCGAGGTGGGCGTCGGCGGGGAGGGGCTGGCGGAACAGCCCCTTCGGCACGGGGGCGCCGCCGCGGACGAGGGCGAGGTGCCACGACGGGGAGGCGCCGAGCGTCCAGCGCAGGGCGCCGAGGGTGGTGCGCCCCACCTGGGCGGCGCCCGGTCGCGGCGACAGGCCGGTCATGTCGACCATCCACTCGGGGAGGGTCGCCACCGCGGCCTCGAACAGGAGGCGGTAGCCGACCCGCACCGGTAGGGCGAGCGGCGGGTCGCGCAGGAAGTCGATGGAGGCCTGCTGGGCCGACGAGGGCGCGACCGCGTCGAGGTCGCGGATCCAGTTCCGCAGGTCCGGGGCGGTGGGCGGCAGCGGGCGGGCGCCGAGCAGGGCGCCGATCCGGGTCTGCTCGGCGACGAAGCGGTCGGCGTCGGCGTCGGAGAGCGGCTCGGGCCCGTAGGCCTGGTAGGCGGCGAGGAAGGAGTCGGTGAGGGCGTTGTGCACCCAGGCGGCCATCTCGGGGTGACCGGCGCGGTACGGCCGCTGGCGGTCGGAGTGGCCGTGCACGGGGCGGTGGGCGGCGCGGACCCCGGCGACGGCGGCCTCGACCTCGGGCATGGCCCCGTAGGTCGTCTCGGTGACGTAGGCGGCCGTGCGCGAGAGCCGGCCGAGCGGGTCGGCCCGGTAGCGCGAGTGCTGCTCGACCCCGGCCACCACCTCGGGGTGGGCGGTCTGCATCACGAGGGCGCGGATGCCGCCGACGAAGACCGAGGCGTCGCCCATCACCCGCCACGAGACCGAGTCCGGTCCCAGCAACCCGGGATCGCCCGGATGCTCGAGCGTGTGGGCGAGAGGCCGGGGTCCGTGGGCGAACAGCTGGCCGGTCGCCTCGACGACGCGATCCTTGAGGGCGTCGATCACGACGAGGCCCCGCCGAGGTGGTGTTCCGCCGCGGCACCGGAGCGCGCGGCCGTGGCCGTGGTGGCGGGTGCTGGACGGAGAGGAGTGGGCACTGCCGGCCCTCCACGGATCGACGAGACGTACTCCAGTCGGAACCGTGATCAGTGCTGAATATTCCGCTCCTCCTGAAGCGGCTGTGCCGGCGCTGACCGTAGGGCCGGGCGCCTCCACCGCTGGTGGCTACAGCTCGCCGCGGGCGATGAGCTCGACGGGGTCCTGCACCTCCACGGTGCCGAGGTAGCCGCCGCCGGTGGCGATGGCGTCGTGGGCGGCGTAGCCGAGCAGCTCCTGGGCGTCGCGGGGCAGGGTGCGGGCCACCTCGAGCGGGGTGGCCAGGTACTGGTTCTCCTCGGTGCGCAACCACCCGAGGCAGAAGCTGAGGTGCATGCCTCGGCGCCACCCGTCGGTGGTGTTGGAACCGCCGGCGTGGATGGTCGAGCCGAGGTACACGACGGCGGAGCCGGCCGGCATCTCGGCGGCCACCCACTCGTCGTCGGTGGGCTGGCGGTCGCGGTCGTCCCAGCGGTGGCTCCCGGGGACCACGACGGTGGCGCCGTTGTCGGCGGTGAAGTCCACGAGGGCGATGACCGAGGCCACCTGGACCTCGGGGTGCGGCGTCGGGAGCTGGTTCCACACCAGCTCGTCGCGGTGGGGCCACTGGCGCACCGAACCGGGGCCGCGGTCCATGACGTGGGCGAGGTTGAGCTGGTAGCGGGCGCAGTTCGGCAGCAGGACCTCGTCGCACACGCCCCGCAGGACAGGGTTGGTCATGACCTCGGCGGCGAAGACGGGCGACTTGCCGGCCACGCCGACGACGTGGCGGGTCTTGTCGCCGAAGAAGCCGGCCACGGCTTGGTTCACGAACCGGCCGTCGTCGGGTCGAGCCCGCTCGAGCAGCGGGTCGAGCTCGGCGTTGAAGCGGGCGAGGAGGTCGTCGTCGAGCAGGCCGTCCACGATCACCACCCCGTCCGCCTCGAGGACCGCGACGACGTCGGCCACGGGTTCGTCGGCCTTCACGTGTTGGACGCCCATCGGGTTCCCTCCCGTCCCCCTCGGCCACGTTAGGGCGTGGCCGCTCAGCCGTCGGTCGTGAACAGCGGGTTGGGGCGGCCGGGCAGCTCACGGGGCTCGCCGGGGCCGCGGGCGATGACCGAGCACTCGAGGCCCTCGGGCGGGGCCACGAGGTCGACGAGGTAGTCGATGATGGCCACGTCGAGGCACGCTTCCGGCGGGCCGTCGCCGGCCAGCTCCAGCGGGAACGACCCGTGCACGGCGCCGTCGACCACGACCAGTCGGCCCTCGGGGAGGGCGGCGACCATGCGCTCGGCGGTGACCAGCGGCGTGGCGCCATCGTGGGTCGTGTTCACCACCACGATGAGCGGCAGCCCCTCGGCCGTGACCGCAGTGTTGGTGCCTGTCGGCGGGGTGGGCCAGGTGAGGCAGGTGGCGGCGGCTTCCACTGCGCCGGCACCGAAGCGGGGAGCCTCGGCCGCGACCCTCGCCTCGGCGGCCTCGAGCTGCTCGCGGGTCGGCGTGGGGTAGTCGGCGCAGTTGATGGCGTGGAACGACCCCTCGGCAGCCAGCGGGTTCACGATCGGCCGCTCGAAGCCGGGGTCGTCGGGGTCGTCGGCATCCTCGGGGTCCTCGGGACCGTCCCCGGCGAGCGGGAGGGCGCAGGCACCGGCCACGACCTCGAGCACCTCGTTCTGGGGCTTGTCGACGAATCCGGGTTCGGCGAGGGCGGCCAGGCAGTGGGCCAGGCCGTCGTAGGCGGGCTGACCCCGGTAGAAGATGGCGTTGGGCGCGGCGGTGAGCACCTCGGCGAACTGCTCCCCTTCGGCCGTGCCCGAGAGGAACTCGGCCCGGAGGGCTGCGAAGGCGCCGGCGGGGTCACCGCTGGAGTGGAAGGCACAGGCCGCGTCGGCGGCGCACTCGGCGAGGAAGCGGTCGAAGGCCTTCTCGCGGCCGATGGCCATCTCGACGAAGCGGTCGACCAGCGGGGCGGTGGGGTCGGCGGCGCCGTCGAGCACCATGGCCCGCACCCGGTCGGGGAAGAGGTCGGCGTAGCGGGCGCCCAGCAGGGTGCCGTAGGAGTAGCCGTAGTAGGTGATCTGCTCCTCGCCGAGGGCCTCGCGGACGTGGTCGATGTCGCGGGCCACGTTGTCGGTGCCCACCGCACCGAGCAAGGCGCCGGTGTCGCGCAGGCAGGCGGAGGAGAAGACGGTGCTCTGCACCAGGAAGGCCTCGAACTCGTCGTCGGTGGGGGTGAGGTCGACGCCGTCGGGGACGGGGCCGCAGACGACCCTTCCGCTCTGGCCCACGCCGCGGGGGTCCATGCCCACCACGTTGAAGCGGCTGGTGATGGCCTCGGGCAGGGTGCTCGCCCAGGCCTCGGTCTCGGGGACGGTCTCCCCGCCGGGGCCGCCGAAGTTCACGAACAGCGAGCCGATGGGGTCGGGCTCGGTGGCGGGCACGACCTCGACGGCCAGGCGCAGCGTCTCGCCGTCGGGGTCGTCGTAGTCGATGGGGGCCTCGATGGTGGTGCAGACCACGTCGCCGGGATCGGGCTCGTCGTCGGGGTCCAGGCAGTCGGCCCACGAGAGCGAGGTGTCCGAGCCCGGAAGGGCGGCGACGGCGACGCTGTTGGCGCCACCAGTGCGGTTGCTGTCGCTGTTCTCGGACGTGGCGGTGTCGTCGGACGTGCACGAGGCGGCGAGCAGGGCGAGGGCGGCCAGGAGGAGCACCACCGCACTCGGTCGTGGTGCGCGGTGCTGTCGCATGTGACGTCCTCGTCTCTCTGCCGCGGTCCCCCGCCGGGCAGGGCCAGGGTAGGTCGTGGCCGCGTGAGGTTCGGGCCCACCCTCTCGGAGGGGCGCCTGCGGTCAGACCGGGCGGGGGCGGAGGCCGAGGCGGTCGGCGAGGGGTTCGGGGCCGACGACGACGAGCTCGGTGACGGCGCGGCTGACGCCGACGTAGAGGACCATGAGGTCGTCCTCGTCGTCGGGACCGGCGAGGATCAGGGTGTCGAACTCGAGGCCCTTGAGGCGGTGGACGTTCTCGCACACCACCTCGTCGGGGTCGAGGCGCTCGTCGTGGGCCACGAGGTCGAGGGCGCGACGCAGGGCCTGGCGCACGTCGGTGTGGAAGGTGCCCACGCAGATACCGGCGGGGTCGCGGCCCTCGTCGTCGATGAGGCGGCTGAGCTCGGCGCCGACGGCGGCGACCACGGCGTCGAGGTCCGCGGCGGGGCGCCAGTGCACCCCGAGGCCGTCGGGGCTGGCCGCCGGGGCGGGGGCGCCGCCGAGCTTGTAGCGCAGGATGCGGGCGATGGGCAGGGCGTTGCGGCAGTTGTTCAGCAGCTCGGCGCGCACCCAGCCGTCGTCGGGGTGGGGGATGACGAAGCCCCGGTCGAAGAGGGCTTGCTCCTCATCGGCGAGCAGCAGCATGCGGCGCCGGCCGTCGGGGTCGAGGAGGGCGGCCAGCTGGGCCAGCCAGGCGGGGCTGAAGTCCTGGGCCTCGTCGACGACGATCGTGTCGTAGGCGGCACCGACGAGGGGCCAGTGCTTGTGGAGGTGGCCGACGGCCACGTTGTCCCACCAGAAGGCGTCGGCGTCGTCGGGGATGGTGAGGCGGGGCATGCCGGGCAGGCCGAGGGAGAAGCGCAGGAAGGCCCCGGTGTCGAGGTCCTCGACCGGTTCGCCGTCGGAGCCACACATCTCGTCGGCCATGCAGCGGGCGAGGGGTTCGTTGAAGCAGGTGAGCAGCACCCGGTCGCCCTCGTTCCACGCCCGCCAGGCCCAGCCGACGGCCAGGCGGGTCTTGCCGGTGCCGGCGCCGCCGGTGACGACCACCCGGCGGTTGGCCATGAGGGGGACGAGGGCACCGACCTGGGTCTCGCAGAGCTCACGGAGGCGTTCGCGGGTGGCGGTGGTGCGGGCTTCGGGGTCCCAGGCGAAGTCGACGTCGGGGCGCAGCAGGGCGA includes the following:
- a CDS encoding NERD domain-containing protein; the encoded protein is MGTLIPEDFDLDTLANDAERVVVRALVDGLFDSWLVIPDVGLHTKAKDHQSDIVLVHPEMGVVLLEVKGHRMAIRQGQWVGQEGTPLKPQPVAQAKDNAYALRRRIRKEVDGLDHLEVEYGIALPNTRAVDGNLPTDVDPAQVLVSENLAGGGAVTDAVEHLALLRRWSTPLTQTQLEGIVALLRPDVDFAWDPEARTTATRERLRELCETQVGALVPLMANRRVVVTGGAGTGKTRLAVGWAWRAWNEGDRVLLTCFNEPLARCMADEMCGSDGEPVEDLDTGAFLRFSLGLPGMPRLTIPDDADAFWWDNVAVGHLHKHWPLVGAAYDTIVVDEAQDFSPAWLAQLAALLDPDGRRRMLLLADEEQALFDRGFVIPHPDDGWVRAELLNNCRNALPIARILRYKLGGAPAPAASPDGLGVHWRPAADLDAVVAAVGAELSRLIDDEGRDPAGICVGTFHTDVRQALRRALDLVAHDERLDPDEVVCENVHRLKGLEFDTLILAGPDDEDDLMVLYVGVSRAVTELVVVGPEPLADRLGLRPRPV
- a CDS encoding DoxX family protein, with translation MKNGDARAGRRVRAVGQGLLGAALLVAGTGHLTFQRDEFQAQVPSWFPADPDVVVLVSGVVELALGVALVTQWRQPRRALVGGVTAAFFVAVFPGNIAQFVEGNDGFGLDTDAERAVRLVFQPLLVAWALVATEAIRVGRRWWDRHRH
- a CDS encoding alpha/beta hydrolase → MRQHRAPRPSAVVLLLAALALLAASCTSDDTATSENSDSNRTGGANSVAVAALPGSDTSLSWADCLDPDDEPDPGDVVCTTIEAPIDYDDPDGETLRLAVEVVPATEPDPIGSLFVNFGGPGGETVPETEAWASTLPEAITSRFNVVGMDPRGVGQSGRVVCGPVPDGVDLTPTDDEFEAFLVQSTVFSSACLRDTGALLGAVGTDNVARDIDHVREALGEEQITYYGYSYGTLLGARYADLFPDRVRAMVLDGAADPTAPLVDRFVEMAIGREKAFDRFLAECAADAACAFHSSGDPAGAFAALRAEFLSGTAEGEQFAEVLTAAPNAIFYRGQPAYDGLAHCLAALAEPGFVDKPQNEVLEVVAGACALPLAGDGPEDPEDADDPDDPGFERPIVNPLAAEGSFHAINCADYPTPTREQLEAAEARVAAEAPRFGAGAVEAAATCLTWPTPPTGTNTAVTAEGLPLIVVVNTTHDGATPLVTAERMVAALPEGRLVVVDGAVHGSFPLELAGDGPPEACLDVAIIDYLVDLVAPPEGLECSVIARGPGEPRELPGRPNPLFTTDG
- a CDS encoding oxygenase MpaB family protein: MIDALKDRVVEATGQLFAHGPRPLAHTLEHPGDPGLLGPDSVSWRVMGDASVFVGGIRALVMQTAHPEVVAGVEQHSRYRADPLGRLSRTAAYVTETTYGAMPEVEAAVAGVRAAHRPVHGHSDRQRPYRAGHPEMAAWVHNALTDSFLAAYQAYGPEPLSDADADRFVAEQTRIGALLGARPLPPTAPDLRNWIRDLDAVAPSSAQQASIDFLRDPPLALPVRVGYRLLFEAAVATLPEWMVDMTGLSPRPGAAQVGRTTLGALRWTLGASPSWHLALVRGGAPVPKGLFRQPLPADAHLDDERRPEMPETPDTVAS
- a CDS encoding TetR/AcrR family transcriptional regulator is translated as MRDRRAERHAATRAEILDAAWTQVREHGLAALSLRDLARSVGMRAPSLYSYFDSKNAIYDAMYAQAAQQFVDEQQAALPLPDDPVEALKTMLRFFVEFCAADIARYQLVFQRTIPGFEPSPESFRISQENLAEVAERLARCGVDDPEMLDLFTALGTGLTDQQLSNDPGGDRWIRLIDDAAEMFHDHLTKRAQKADQEATAPSRKGTGRSKGRRAG
- a CDS encoding SRPBCC family protein gives rise to the protein MKTLWTWAEYDAPATMLWDLLVDTDAWPRWGPSVRSAALDADELAEGVRGTVTTAVGVTLPFEITTFEPGTRWAWKVATVPATDHRVEAIGPQRCRVGFGVALPAAPYLAVCRLALGRLGGLVDDRRADISR
- a CDS encoding MBL fold metallo-hydrolase, whose translation is MESRVTEVAPDTYQLSSFVGAPVGFNQYLVAAEEPLLFHTGMRATFGAVSAGVGSVLPVESLRWVSFGHVEADESGSLNEWLAVAPHATPVQGQIGCMVSVEDLADRAPRPLAHGETLDIGGHVVQWFDTPHVPHAWEAGVLYDVTAKTLFCGDLFTRFGEFEATSDDDIVGPAVEAEDMAPGGLSLHPASGRIIRELAELDVQTLALMHGPAFSGDCRAALLALADDVDARIARLSN
- a CDS encoding maleylpyruvate isomerase family mycothiol-dependent enzyme gives rise to the protein MTTTRVETIRPIAREEVESLAATEYRRVADQLRRLGPDDWSQPTACPLWDVRAMAAHSAGMMATFTGYGAMFRTMRAASKEAKRSGGPRVDGLTATQVAERADATTDDLIAEIDRLGPVAARWRATRPALMRRMPMKEEVGGVPETWRMGYLLETILTRDPWMHRVDVADATGAEVELTAEHDGRIVADVVAEWARRHGQAFVLELTGPGPLQVVYQQGTDGEHVAIDALEFCRILSGRATGAGLLTQEVPF
- a CDS encoding phytanoyl-CoA dioxygenase family protein, yielding MGVQHVKADEPVADVVAVLEADGVVIVDGLLDDDLLARFNAELDPLLERARPDDGRFVNQAVAGFFGDKTRHVVGVAGKSPVFAAEVMTNPVLRGVCDEVLLPNCARYQLNLAHVMDRGPGSVRQWPHRDELVWNQLPTPHPEVQVASVIALVDFTADNGATVVVPGSHRWDDRDRQPTDDEWVAAEMPAGSAVVYLGSTIHAGGSNTTDGWRRGMHLSFCLGWLRTEENQYLATPLEVARTLPRDAQELLGYAAHDAIATGGGYLGTVEVQDPVELIARGEL